Proteins encoded by one window of Mycolicibacterium cosmeticum:
- a CDS encoding acyl-CoA dehydrogenase family protein: protein MTFSLQLSDDVIEVRDWVHQFAADVVRPAASEWDEREETPWPIIAEAAKIGLYSPEFFGTQAAEPSGLGFITVFEELFWGDAGIALSILGTGLAAAALAGNGTPEQVGQWLPAMFGTPGEPQLAAFCSSEPDAGSDVGAIRTRARFDEATREWVLNGTKTWATNGGIANVHIVVASVYPELGSRGQATFIIPPDTHGLSQGQKFKKHGIRASHTAEVVLDNVRLPEDMILGGREKFEERVARVKSGASAGGQAAMKTFERTRPTVGAMAVGVARAAYEYALEYASQREQFGRKIGEFQAVAFKLADMKCRIDAARMLVWRAGWMARNNQPFDNAEGSMAKLVASETAVYVTDEAIQILGGNGYTRDYPVERMHRDAKIFTIFEGTSEIQRLVISRAITGLAIR from the coding sequence ATGACCTTTTCCCTGCAACTGTCCGACGATGTCATCGAGGTGCGCGACTGGGTACACCAGTTCGCCGCCGACGTCGTGCGCCCCGCCGCCTCGGAGTGGGACGAACGCGAAGAGACGCCCTGGCCGATCATCGCGGAGGCCGCCAAGATCGGCCTGTACTCGCCCGAGTTCTTCGGCACGCAGGCCGCCGAGCCGAGCGGGCTGGGCTTCATCACCGTCTTCGAGGAACTGTTCTGGGGTGACGCCGGTATCGCGCTGTCCATCCTGGGCACCGGGCTGGCCGCGGCGGCGTTGGCAGGCAACGGAACTCCCGAACAGGTCGGCCAGTGGCTGCCCGCCATGTTCGGCACACCGGGCGAGCCGCAGCTGGCGGCGTTCTGCTCGTCGGAACCCGACGCCGGCTCCGACGTCGGCGCCATCCGCACCCGGGCGCGCTTCGACGAGGCCACCCGCGAGTGGGTGCTCAACGGCACCAAGACCTGGGCCACCAACGGCGGCATCGCCAACGTGCACATAGTGGTGGCGTCGGTGTACCCCGAGCTGGGTTCCCGCGGGCAGGCCACGTTCATCATCCCGCCCGACACGCACGGGCTCAGCCAGGGCCAGAAGTTCAAGAAGCACGGTATCCGCGCGTCACACACCGCCGAGGTGGTGCTCGACAACGTCCGCCTGCCCGAGGACATGATCCTCGGTGGCCGGGAGAAGTTCGAGGAGCGGGTCGCCCGGGTGAAGTCCGGGGCGTCCGCCGGCGGCCAGGCCGCCATGAAGACCTTCGAACGCACCCGACCCACCGTCGGTGCGATGGCCGTCGGCGTGGCCCGGGCGGCGTACGAGTACGCGCTCGAGTACGCCAGCCAGCGTGAGCAATTCGGCCGCAAGATCGGTGAGTTCCAGGCCGTCGCGTTCAAGCTGGCGGATATGAAGTGCCGGATCGACGCCGCCCGCATGCTGGTCTGGCGGGCCGGCTGGATGGCCCGCAACAACCAGCCCTTCGACAATGCCGAGGGGTCGATGGCCAAGCTGGTGGCCAGCGAGACCGCCGTCTACGTCACCGACGAGGCCATCCAGATCCTCGGCGGCAACGGCTACACCCGGGACTACCCGGTGGAGCGCATGCACCGCGACGCCAAGATCTTCACCATCTTCGAGGGCACCAGCGAGATTCAGCGCCTGGTGATCTCGCGGGCCATCACCGGCCTGGCCATCCGCTGA
- a CDS encoding phytanoyl-CoA dioxygenase family protein encodes MIDVDAFGRDGYLRIDGTAVREAARAAQTLLWQRLGLAADRPELWTDSVVWTSDLSGAGPFHELTRPPGLSAALDAVLGAGRWVPRGSLGNIVIRFPLPSDVDDRGWHLDLNTPLPDGSWAVSRQPHTVLVLTLLSEVGPDDAPTRIRVGSHRDVPAVLGDDPLDAVTAGRRADAASAGRPIAHATGQPGDMYLLHPFTVHAADRHRGHTPRFMAQGPIMLTRPLTSP; translated from the coding sequence GTGATCGACGTCGACGCCTTCGGCCGCGACGGCTACCTGCGCATCGACGGCACCGCGGTGCGCGAGGCCGCCCGCGCCGCGCAGACACTGCTGTGGCAGCGCCTCGGACTGGCCGCCGACCGGCCCGAGCTGTGGACCGATTCGGTGGTGTGGACCTCGGACTTGTCCGGTGCCGGACCATTCCACGAGCTGACCCGACCTCCGGGCCTGTCGGCAGCGCTGGACGCGGTGCTGGGCGCCGGCCGCTGGGTTCCGCGGGGATCGTTGGGCAACATCGTCATCCGGTTCCCGCTTCCCTCGGATGTCGACGACCGCGGCTGGCATCTCGACCTGAACACCCCGCTGCCCGACGGCTCCTGGGCGGTATCGCGGCAACCACACACGGTGCTGGTGCTGACCCTGCTGTCCGAGGTGGGCCCGGACGATGCGCCGACCCGGATCCGGGTGGGCTCACACCGGGATGTGCCTGCGGTGCTCGGGGATGACCCGTTGGATGCCGTGACGGCGGGCCGGCGCGCCGACGCCGCCAGTGCCGGGCGGCCGATCGCCCACGCCACCGGGCAGCCGGGCGACATGTATCTGCTGCACCCGTTCACCGTGCATGCCGCCGACCGGCATCGCGGTCACACCCCGCGGTTCATGGCGCAGGGGCCGATCATGCTGACCCGACCGCTCACTTCGCCGTGA
- a CDS encoding AAA family ATPase, translating into MTTAGVRLNDRDVAEAQHIVGAVATAFSAKVVGQEHLRESMLLGLLAGGHLLIESVPGLAKTTAARVIAESIHGGFRRIQCTPDLLPSDIIGTQIYDAAANTFVTQLGPVHTNIVLLDEINRSSAKTQSAMLEAMEERQTTIAGVEYPIPEPFLVIATQNPVDQEGTYPLSEAQTDRFMLKDIVRYPSVDDEVEIIARMDTGLYDKDHHSAPVVGVDDIRRVQRLAGAVHLDRALIQYASTLVAVTRAPDGHLPANMARLIEYGASPRATIAFCRTARAVAVLRGRAHVVPEDIAHVAHRVLRHRLVLGFEAASARITPDTVVDAVLRAVRVP; encoded by the coding sequence ATGACGACGGCGGGTGTGCGGCTCAACGATCGCGACGTGGCCGAGGCCCAGCACATCGTGGGTGCGGTGGCCACGGCGTTCTCGGCCAAGGTGGTGGGCCAGGAACACCTGCGCGAATCGATGCTGCTCGGGCTGCTGGCCGGTGGCCACCTGCTGATCGAAAGCGTGCCAGGACTGGCGAAGACCACGGCGGCCCGGGTGATCGCCGAGTCGATCCACGGGGGCTTCCGGCGCATCCAGTGCACACCGGACCTGTTGCCCAGCGACATCATCGGCACGCAGATCTATGACGCCGCGGCGAACACCTTCGTCACCCAGCTCGGCCCCGTGCACACCAATATCGTGCTGCTCGACGAGATCAACCGTTCCAGTGCCAAGACGCAGAGCGCCATGCTGGAGGCGATGGAGGAACGCCAGACCACCATCGCCGGCGTCGAATACCCCATCCCCGAACCGTTTCTGGTCATCGCCACCCAGAACCCTGTCGACCAGGAGGGCACCTACCCGCTCTCCGAGGCGCAGACCGACCGCTTCATGCTCAAGGACATCGTCCGCTACCCGTCGGTCGACGACGAGGTCGAGATCATCGCCAGGATGGACACCGGCCTGTACGACAAGGACCATCACAGCGCCCCGGTCGTCGGCGTCGACGACATCCGCAGGGTGCAGCGCCTGGCCGGTGCCGTACACCTGGACCGCGCGCTCATCCAGTACGCCAGCACCCTGGTGGCCGTCACCAGGGCGCCCGACGGACACCTGCCGGCCAACATGGCGCGGTTGATCGAGTACGGGGCCAGCCCACGCGCCACCATCGCCTTCTGCCGCACGGCCCGCGCAGTGGCCGTGCTGCGCGGCCGCGCCCACGTGGTCCCCGAGGACATCGCCCACGTCGCACACCGGGTGTTGCGGCACCGGCTCGTCCTCGGCTTCGAGGCGGCCAGCGCCAGGATCACCCCGGATACGGTGGTCGACGCGGTGCTGCGGGCCGTCCGGGTGCCCTGA
- a CDS encoding DUF58 domain-containing protein, with product MGKHLDRARAHFGRDAGALLDGGRYALVHTRSLELDDLRPYVPGDDVRDIDWKATARSGHTLIKRFVSEKHHKVLVVADTGRNVTALAPSGELKRDVAANVIGAVGLVTLPRSDQIGMVAGDARGCVDIRLRRGETHVEYLLHRYHQHSTSHPAPSDIAVQLDWVSHHYRHRMLIVVVADEPEPGPALGDVLDRLTARHDVMWAMITDMPAVSSADDERSGFDVAGGGFVFGGAELGETVIRAYRAAEQQRRQEVSEFLTVRGVVHGAFGSSAGIRTGLTGMTEVYARAR from the coding sequence ATGGGCAAGCATCTGGACCGCGCCAGAGCGCATTTCGGCCGGGATGCCGGCGCACTGCTCGACGGCGGTCGGTACGCGCTGGTGCACACGCGCAGCCTCGAACTCGACGACCTGCGGCCCTACGTGCCCGGCGACGACGTCCGCGATATCGACTGGAAGGCCACCGCGCGGTCCGGCCACACCCTGATCAAGCGATTCGTCTCGGAGAAACACCACAAGGTGCTGGTGGTGGCCGACACCGGGCGCAACGTCACCGCATTGGCGCCGTCGGGCGAGCTCAAACGTGACGTGGCGGCCAATGTGATCGGTGCGGTCGGGCTCGTCACGCTGCCCCGATCCGACCAGATCGGGATGGTGGCCGGCGATGCCCGCGGCTGCGTGGACATCCGGCTGCGCCGCGGCGAGACGCACGTCGAGTACCTGCTGCACCGTTACCACCAGCACAGCACCAGCCACCCGGCACCCAGTGACATTGCGGTGCAACTGGATTGGGTGTCGCACCACTATCGGCACCGCATGCTGATCGTGGTGGTGGCCGACGAACCCGAACCCGGCCCGGCGCTCGGTGATGTGCTGGACCGGCTGACCGCCCGGCATGACGTGATGTGGGCGATGATCACCGATATGCCGGCGGTGTCCTCCGCCGACGACGAACGGTCGGGTTTCGACGTGGCCGGTGGCGGGTTCGTGTTCGGCGGTGCCGAGCTGGGGGAGACGGTGATCCGCGCTTATCGAGCGGCCGAACAGCAACGGCGGCAGGAAGTCTCGGAGTTCCTCACCGTGCGCGGCGTCGTGCACGGCGCCTTCGGCAGCAGTGCGGGCATCAGGACGGGACTGACCGGCATGACGGAGGTGTATGCCCGTGCCCGTTGA
- a CDS encoding vWA domain-containing protein has translation MRFLPVLHPVLLLMLTAVILWCAGAAVLRIRSAGWPRKALWRWAGVTGAAALLVLACARPVFGDDVQTRPVGETAPNVFVVLDRSSDMAAAMDTARADIGALIARYPQGRFALISFAAEPSLDWPLSADTWSLRPVVAALRPDPEPVDGIGAPNPGAAATVLRYQLISARQQYPRADNLVFYLGAGAPGSAAPAREFDLPATAVTGGAVLGYADTDAGTLQRIAGQIGVPYLPRAGAAPLDRAGAAPLDTVLPDDPQNRRQTPTEAAVRLTEIYWAAAAVAGALLLAELFAILREFRRTRSVDVAALQ, from the coding sequence ATGAGGTTCCTGCCCGTCCTGCATCCCGTGCTGTTGCTGATGCTGACCGCGGTGATCCTGTGGTGCGCCGGCGCGGCGGTGTTGCGCATCAGATCCGCGGGGTGGCCACGGAAGGCGTTGTGGCGCTGGGCCGGTGTCACCGGCGCCGCGGCGCTGCTGGTGCTGGCCTGTGCGCGACCGGTGTTCGGCGACGATGTGCAGACACGCCCCGTCGGCGAGACCGCCCCGAACGTGTTCGTGGTGCTCGACCGGTCCTCGGACATGGCCGCGGCGATGGACACCGCGCGCGCCGATATCGGGGCGTTGATCGCCCGCTACCCTCAGGGCCGCTTCGCGCTCATCTCCTTCGCCGCCGAGCCCAGCCTGGACTGGCCGTTGTCCGCGGATACCTGGAGCCTGCGCCCGGTGGTGGCCGCGCTCCGCCCGGATCCCGAACCCGTCGACGGCATCGGCGCACCGAACCCCGGGGCGGCCGCCACCGTGCTGCGCTACCAACTGATCAGCGCCCGCCAACAGTATCCCCGCGCCGACAACCTGGTGTTCTATCTCGGTGCCGGCGCACCCGGAAGTGCTGCGCCGGCACGGGAATTCGATCTGCCGGCCACAGCCGTGACGGGCGGGGCGGTACTCGGCTACGCCGACACCGACGCCGGCACGCTACAGCGGATCGCCGGCCAGATCGGGGTGCCGTACCTGCCGCGCGCCGGGGCGGCGCCATTGGACCGCGCCGGGGCGGCGCCGTTGGACACGGTGCTACCCGACGACCCGCAGAACCGGCGGCAGACCCCCACCGAGGCCGCGGTGCGGCTCACCGAGATCTACTGGGCCGCAGCGGCCGTCGCGGGTGCCCTGTTGTTGGCCGAATTGTTCGCGATCCTGCGCGAGTTCCGGCGCACCCGTTCCGTCGACGTGGCGGCACTGCAATGA
- a CDS encoding DUF3159 domain-containing protein codes for MTNTQSPAAALLARAGGVRGLVHTALPVTVFAFTSAVAGLVPAVAAAVGVAVLMLAWQLLRRESARPALFGFAGVLVCAALAFITGQAKDFYLPGIWMYLGMAIAFTVSVLIRRPLVGVIWARVTGRDDSWRGIRRARLAFDTVTVLMALVSWTRFLVQYHLYDTDQAELLAIARVAMGWPVFAVTSSLIYLAIRTAIRAVPHPAD; via the coding sequence ATGACGAACACGCAGTCGCCGGCCGCCGCGCTGCTGGCCCGGGCGGGCGGTGTGCGGGGTTTGGTCCACACGGCGCTGCCGGTCACCGTTTTCGCGTTCACCTCCGCCGTGGCGGGGCTGGTGCCGGCCGTCGCGGCCGCGGTCGGCGTGGCCGTGCTGATGCTGGCGTGGCAACTGCTGCGCCGGGAATCGGCCCGGCCCGCGCTGTTCGGGTTCGCCGGTGTACTGGTCTGCGCGGCGCTGGCCTTCATCACCGGCCAGGCCAAGGACTTCTACCTTCCGGGCATCTGGATGTACCTCGGGATGGCCATCGCCTTCACGGTCTCGGTGCTCATCCGCAGGCCCCTGGTCGGGGTGATCTGGGCCCGGGTCACCGGCCGGGACGACAGTTGGCGCGGAATCCGCCGGGCCCGGCTGGCTTTCGACACCGTCACCGTGCTGATGGCCCTGGTGTCCTGGACCCGCTTCCTGGTCCAGTATCACCTGTACGACACCGACCAGGCCGAGCTGCTGGCCATCGCCCGCGTCGCCATGGGGTGGCCGGTGTTCGCCGTCACCTCCTCGCTGATCTACCTGGCCATTCGCACCGCGATCAGGGCCGTTCCGCACCCGGCCGACTGA
- a CDS encoding TetR/AcrR family transcriptional regulator: MATALQLFAAKGYAATSVADIQQAAGLAPGSGALYKHFSSKRALLEEAVANRIEKIVTAREQYDSGEPKGMENAVRTAGQLIWSNLTESEELLRVMLREPDELGDLDEKTWQIITDNAYQRFADELTRSNESGRTQIPDPEAAAAVAIASLSYFATLRALTDRTPGNVGDDRYFEAWVDQITAVLERHTIPKKP, encoded by the coding sequence ATGGCCACCGCGCTGCAACTGTTCGCGGCCAAGGGCTATGCCGCCACGTCGGTGGCCGACATCCAGCAGGCGGCCGGGCTGGCACCCGGTTCGGGGGCCTTGTACAAGCACTTCAGTTCCAAACGCGCACTTCTCGAAGAGGCCGTCGCCAATCGGATCGAGAAGATCGTGACCGCCCGCGAACAGTACGACTCGGGCGAACCGAAGGGTATGGAGAACGCGGTCCGCACCGCGGGTCAGCTGATCTGGAGCAATCTCACCGAGAGCGAAGAGTTGCTGCGGGTGATGCTGCGCGAGCCCGACGAACTGGGCGACCTGGACGAGAAGACCTGGCAGATCATCACCGACAACGCCTATCAACGGTTCGCCGACGAGCTCACCCGGTCCAACGAGTCGGGCCGCACGCAGATCCCCGACCCGGAAGCGGCGGCGGCCGTCGCCATCGCCTCCCTGAGTTACTTCGCCACGCTGCGCGCGCTGACCGACCGCACCCCGGGCAACGTCGGCGACGACCGCTACTTCGAAGCCTGGGTGGACCAGATCACCGCCGTTCTGGAACGCCACACCATTCCCAAGAAACCCTGA